Proteins co-encoded in one Ruegeria pomeroyi DSS-3 genomic window:
- a CDS encoding DUF484 family protein, with protein MSSSPKLDETLREAIIAKPQAVLDDKDIMHALVAANERAMGGNVVDLRGIAMERLEARLDRLEDTHRSVIAAAYENLAGTNQVQRAVLRLLDPVDFETFLRDLGTEVAEVLRVDAIRLVLESSQAERGASLERLDDVLTVAQPGFVDSYLTAGRNAMPRQVTLRQLQQATPQVYGRRADWIRSEACLKLDLGPGRLPGMLAMGAEDPHQFTPQLGTDLLAFFAGVFERTMRRWLS; from the coding sequence ATGAGCAGCAGCCCGAAACTGGACGAAACCCTGCGCGAGGCGATCATCGCCAAGCCGCAGGCGGTACTGGATGACAAGGACATCATGCATGCGCTTGTCGCCGCGAACGAGCGGGCGATGGGCGGCAATGTCGTTGATCTGCGCGGCATCGCGATGGAACGGCTCGAGGCCCGGCTCGACCGGCTCGAGGACACCCATAGGTCGGTCATCGCGGCGGCTTATGAGAATCTCGCCGGCACCAATCAGGTGCAGCGCGCTGTCCTGCGGCTGCTCGATCCGGTGGATTTCGAGACCTTCCTGCGGGATCTGGGCACCGAAGTGGCCGAGGTTCTGCGCGTCGACGCGATCCGGCTGGTGCTGGAAAGCAGCCAGGCCGAGCGCGGCGCCTCGCTGGAGCGGCTCGACGATGTGCTGACCGTGGCGCAGCCGGGCTTTGTCGACAGCTATCTGACCGCCGGGCGCAACGCGATGCCCCGCCAGGTCACGCTGCGCCAGCTGCAACAGGCCACGCCCCAGGTCTATGGCCGCCGGGCCGACTGGATCCGCTCCGAGGCCTGCCTGAAACTCGATCTCGGACCTGGCCGCCTGCCGGGCATGCTGGCGATGGGGGCCGAGGATCCGCATCAGTTCACCCCGCAGCTGGGCACTGATCTACTTGCGTTCTTTGCCGGCGTATTCGAACGCACGATGCGCCGCTGGCTGTCGTGA
- a CDS encoding tyrosine recombinase XerC encodes MSLISPACRDALQLWLDTQRALAGRAENTITAYRTDVVEFMSFMTLHFGATQGLAPLARIGVPDMRAWMAQMRADGIGARSLARKLSAVKSFYRWLAEREGFEPTAVLSTRAPKFQRKLPRPLAEDAARAMIDTVELQSSKPWIAARDMAVVTLLYGCGLRISEALSLTGRAAPLPATLRIRGKGGKERLVPVIPVARAAVDTYLRLCPWPVEPETPLFRGARGGPLNARSIQAVMAKARMQLGLPATATPHAMRHSFATHLLEAGGDLRAIQELLGHASLSTTQAYTAVDTAHLMDVYNRSHPKA; translated from the coding sequence GTGAGCCTGATCTCACCCGCCTGCCGCGATGCGTTGCAGCTTTGGCTGGACACGCAACGGGCACTGGCGGGTCGGGCCGAGAACACCATCACCGCCTATCGCACCGATGTGGTCGAGTTCATGTCCTTCATGACCCTGCATTTCGGCGCGACACAGGGGCTGGCGCCGCTGGCCCGTATCGGGGTTCCCGACATGCGGGCCTGGATGGCGCAGATGCGCGCGGACGGGATCGGCGCCCGCTCGCTGGCGCGCAAGCTGTCGGCGGTCAAGAGCTTCTATCGCTGGCTGGCCGAACGCGAGGGGTTCGAACCGACCGCCGTCCTGTCGACCCGAGCGCCGAAGTTCCAGAGGAAGCTGCCCCGCCCGCTGGCCGAGGATGCGGCGCGCGCCATGATCGACACGGTCGAGTTGCAATCGAGCAAACCCTGGATCGCCGCCCGGGACATGGCGGTGGTGACCCTTCTTTATGGCTGCGGGCTGCGCATCTCCGAGGCGCTGTCGCTCACCGGGCGCGCGGCGCCGCTGCCTGCCACGCTTCGCATTCGCGGCAAGGGCGGCAAGGAGCGTCTGGTTCCGGTGATCCCCGTCGCCCGCGCGGCGGTTGACACCTATCTGCGGCTTTGCCCCTGGCCGGTGGAGCCCGAGACACCGCTGTTTCGCGGCGCCCGGGGCGGCCCGCTGAACGCCCGCAGCATCCAGGCGGTGATGGCCAAGGCGCGGATGCAGCTGGGCCTGCCCGCCACCGCCACGCCACATGCAATGCGCCACAGCTTCGCCACCCATCTGCTTGAGGCTGGCGGCGATCTGCGCGCGATACAGGAACTGCTCGGCCATGCCTCGCTGTCGACCACCCAGGCCTATACCGCCGTCGACACCGCCCATCTGATGGATGTCTACAACCGCAGCCATCCAAAGGCCTGA
- a CDS encoding CDP-alcohol phosphatidyltransferase family protein, giving the protein MTPQFRALLVHLFTATGAVFAMLAMLAAVDAKWDLMFLWLVVAFFVDGLDGPMARRYHVKTYAPEFDGVLLDLIIDYLTYVFIPAFALFKSGLMDGWTGWLAIIIITFASAMYFADTRMKTKDNSFSGFPGCWNMVVLVIFALEPNFWVSLVLVTVLAVSMFLPLKFVHPVRTERWRAITLPMALAWTFFAGWAAWVGFHPESWAHWGLVVTSLYLIFAGIAQMVIPEKDTASPF; this is encoded by the coding sequence ATGACACCTCAGTTCCGCGCGCTCCTTGTTCATCTCTTTACCGCCACCGGCGCCGTCTTTGCCATGCTGGCAATGCTGGCGGCGGTAGATGCCAAATGGGACCTGATGTTCCTGTGGCTGGTGGTTGCCTTCTTTGTCGACGGGCTCGACGGGCCGATGGCGCGCCGCTACCACGTCAAGACCTATGCCCCCGAGTTCGACGGTGTGTTGCTGGACCTGATCATCGACTATCTGACCTATGTGTTCATCCCCGCATTCGCCCTGTTCAAATCCGGGTTGATGGATGGCTGGACCGGCTGGCTTGCGATCATCATCATCACCTTCGCCAGCGCCATGTATTTTGCCGACACGCGGATGAAGACCAAGGACAATTCCTTCTCGGGCTTTCCGGGCTGCTGGAACATGGTGGTTCTGGTGATCTTTGCGCTGGAGCCCAATTTCTGGGTCAGCCTGGTGCTGGTCACGGTACTGGCGGTATCGATGTTCCTGCCGCTGAAATTCGTGCACCCGGTGCGGACCGAGCGCTGGCGCGCCATCACCCTGCCAATGGCACTGGCCTGGACCTTTTTCGCAGGCTGGGCCGCCTGGGTCGGGTTTCACCCCGAAAGCTGGGCCCATTGGGGTCTGGTGGTGACCAGCCTCTATCTGATCTTCGCCGGTATCGCCCAGATGGTCATTCCCGAGAAAGACACAGCCAGTCCCTTCTGA
- a CDS encoding class I SAM-dependent methyltransferase encodes MSETRDCPVLRGYAAAAEALYAVWEGLSSEAVLAPVLADLPAEPGRCLDLGAGSGRDAAWLSGRAHRVWAAEPVAEFRAAGRRLHAAAAITWVDDSLPDLARVRALGLRFDLILAIGVFHHLTPTAQQQGLSAALALLSARGRMILSLRHGPTPPTRPGHPVDTDALVATALEQGVQVRRLIRDHPSLLPDNRAAGVRRDWLCLSRE; translated from the coding sequence GTGAGCGAGACCCGCGACTGCCCGGTTCTGCGCGGTTATGCGGCGGCAGCGGAGGCACTGTACGCCGTCTGGGAAGGGCTGAGCAGCGAGGCGGTGCTGGCCCCGGTTCTGGCCGATCTGCCCGCTGAACCCGGGCGCTGTCTGGATCTGGGCGCCGGCAGCGGGCGCGACGCGGCTTGGCTGTCGGGGCGAGCGCATCGGGTCTGGGCAGCAGAGCCGGTGGCGGAGTTCCGGGCGGCGGGGCGGCGCCTGCATGCCGCCGCGGCGATCACCTGGGTCGATGACAGCTTGCCGGACCTCGCGCGGGTACGCGCGCTGGGTTTGCGCTTTGACCTGATCCTGGCGATCGGGGTGTTTCATCACCTGACGCCCACAGCGCAGCAACAGGGGCTGAGCGCCGCTCTTGCGCTGTTGTCGGCGCGAGGCAGGATGATCCTGTCGTTGCGCCATGGGCCAACCCCGCCGACACGTCCGGGCCATCCGGTCGATACCGACGCGTTGGTCGCGACGGCGCTGGAACAGGGGGTGCAGGTTCGACGCCTGATCCGGGACCACCCCTCGCTTTTGCCCGACAATCGGGCGGCGGGGGTCAGAAGGGACTGGCTGTGTCTTTCTCGGGAATGA
- a CDS encoding methylated-DNA--[protein]-cysteine S-methyltransferase: MPSLTVDTPTGAFVLTEEEGAITRATWGRGGSDHTPLLDRAAEQLTEYFRGEREVFDLPLRVRGSVLQRAVCDAIAAIPFGYTRTYGEIARDLGSSAQAVGQCCGGNPIPVIIPCHRVMGARGLTGFSGQGGVETKVALLRLEGAAGLLI; the protein is encoded by the coding sequence ATGCCCAGCCTGACCGTAGATACCCCCACCGGCGCCTTTGTCCTGACCGAGGAAGAGGGCGCGATCACCCGCGCCACATGGGGGCGGGGCGGATCGGATCATACACCGCTGCTCGACCGGGCGGCGGAGCAGCTGACCGAGTATTTCCGGGGCGAGCGCGAGGTCTTTGACCTGCCGCTGCGCGTGCGCGGCTCGGTTCTGCAACGGGCGGTCTGCGATGCGATTGCCGCGATCCCTTTTGGCTATACCCGTACCTATGGAGAGATCGCCCGCGATCTGGGCTCCTCGGCCCAGGCGGTGGGCCAGTGCTGTGGCGGCAATCCGATCCCGGTGATCATCCCCTGCCACCGGGTGATGGGCGCACGTGGCCTGACCGGATTTTCCGGGCAGGGCGGGGTAGAAACCAAGGTGGCTCTTTTGCGTCTGGAAGGGGCTGCGGGCTTGCTCATCTGA
- a CDS encoding P1 family peptidase, whose product MPRARDLGLAIGRFPPGPLNAITDVGQVAVGHVTLIEGDRTRTGVTAILPHPGNVFADRPRAGLSVLNGFGKFAGATQVQELGEIETPILLTNTLAVGRAVEALVRYTLAQPGNGHVTSINAVVGETNDGRLNDIRAARPTVAEMLAALANARPGPVAEGAVGAGTGTISFGLKGGIGTASRRVGDYMLGVLVQSNFGGTLRVDGRPVAGVPEADADGSIVLVIATDAPLSSRNLTRLATRSFAGLARIGSSLSNGSGDYALAFSVGPGEVLGNDACSPLFEAVIEAAEEAILNALLMAGDMEGYDARHDRPYRVAGLVL is encoded by the coding sequence ATGCCCCGCGCCCGTGATCTGGGCCTTGCGATCGGGCGGTTCCCGCCCGGTCCGCTAAACGCGATCACCGATGTGGGGCAGGTGGCCGTGGGCCACGTGACCCTGATCGAAGGTGACCGCACCCGCACTGGCGTCACCGCCATCCTACCGCATCCGGGCAATGTCTTTGCCGACCGGCCCCGCGCGGGCCTGTCGGTGCTGAACGGGTTCGGCAAGTTCGCGGGCGCCACCCAGGTGCAGGAACTGGGCGAGATCGAAACGCCGATCCTGCTTACCAACACGCTGGCGGTGGGGCGCGCGGTCGAGGCGCTGGTGCGGTACACGCTGGCGCAGCCGGGCAACGGACATGTCACCTCGATCAACGCGGTGGTGGGCGAGACCAATGACGGGCGTCTCAATGACATCCGCGCGGCCCGGCCGACAGTGGCCGAGATGTTGGCGGCGCTTGCAAACGCCCGCCCCGGCCCCGTGGCCGAGGGCGCGGTGGGGGCGGGCACCGGCACGATTTCCTTTGGCCTGAAGGGCGGTATCGGAACCGCTTCGCGGCGGGTTGGGGATTACATGCTGGGGGTTCTGGTACAGTCGAATTTCGGCGGCACCCTGCGGGTGGACGGACGCCCCGTCGCGGGCGTGCCCGAGGCGGATGCCGACGGCTCCATCGTACTGGTGATCGCCACCGACGCGCCGCTCTCGTCCCGCAACCTGACCCGGCTTGCCACCCGCAGCTTTGCCGGGCTGGCGCGCATCGGCTCGTCCCTGTCGAACGGATCGGGCGACTATGCGCTGGCCTTTTCGGTGGGGCCGGGTGAGGTGCTGGGAAATGACGCCTGCTCGCCCCTGTTCGAAGCGGTGATCGAGGCGGCGGAGGAAGCCATCCTGAACGCGCTTCTGATGGCGGGAGACATGGAAGGATATGACGCGCGCCACGACCGGCCCTACCGGGTGGCAGGGCTGGTTCTTTGA
- the ileS gene encoding isoleucine--tRNA ligase — protein sequence MCADTTAETPEYKDTLNLPKTDFPMRAGLPAREPQWLERWEKIGVYDRLREKQGRAPFTLHDGPPYANGHLHIGHALNKTIKDMIVRSHQMMGFDARYVPGWDCHGLPIEWKIEEQYRKKGKSKDDVNVVEFRQECRRFAEGWIDIQREEFKRLGITGNWADPYVTMDYHAEAVIADEFMKFLMNGTLYQGSKPVMWSPIEQTALAEAEVEYHDKESFTIWVKFRAVNSGDLDGAQVVIWTTTPWTIPSNKAVVYGKDIAYGLYEITGTPEECWASVGDKYILADKLADDVMRRARLDPDMYRRVGDVDPSQIGGLTHPLHGAEGGNGEWDDIRDFRAAEFVTDTEGTGFVHCAPSHGMEEFELYRDLGMLEQVITYNVMDDGSFRADLPFFGGKYILSRKGGEGDANKTVIDKLVEVGGLLARGKIKHSYPHSWRSKAPIIYRNTPQWFASVDRPVNDGQDSYGKTIRERALTSIDQLVKFTPQTGRNRLYSMIEARPDWVLSRQRAWGVPLTCFTRKGALPTDADFLLRDPAVNARIFAAFEAEGADCWYAEGAKERFLGNDYKADEWDQVFDVLDVWFDSGSTHAFVLRDREDGTADGIADVYMEGTDQHRGWFHSSLLQACGTLGRAPYRNVVTHGFTLDEKGMKMSKSLGNTIVPDEVVKQYGADILRLWVAQTDYTADQRIGPEILKGVADSYRRLRNTMRFMLGSLSDFTEADRIEDPAEMPPLERWVLSRMAELDEQVRKGYAGFDFQGVYSAVFNFATVDLSAFYFDIRKDVLYCDGDTTRRRAARTVLDLLFHRLTTWLAPILVFTMEEVWLERYPGEGSSVHLVDFPETPASWRNPQNESNVARVRRVRRVVTAALEIQRRDKVIGSSLEAAPVVHVEDAETRALLAQIDIDDLCITSGLTVSADPAPAEAFRLPEIEGVGVVFEMAEGEKCQRCWKILPDVGRHAHAGVCGRCDAALG from the coding sequence ATGTGCGCCGACACGACCGCTGAAACGCCCGAATACAAAGACACGCTGAACCTGCCGAAAACCGATTTTCCGATGCGCGCCGGATTGCCCGCGCGCGAGCCGCAATGGCTGGAGCGTTGGGAGAAGATCGGCGTTTACGACCGCCTGCGCGAAAAGCAGGGCCGCGCGCCCTTTACCCTGCATGACGGCCCTCCCTATGCCAACGGCCACCTGCATATCGGTCACGCGCTGAACAAGACGATCAAGGACATGATCGTGCGCAGCCACCAGATGATGGGGTTCGACGCGCGTTACGTACCCGGCTGGGACTGTCACGGCCTGCCGATCGAATGGAAGATCGAGGAACAGTACCGCAAGAAGGGCAAGAGCAAGGACGACGTCAACGTTGTCGAGTTCCGTCAGGAATGCCGCCGCTTTGCCGAGGGCTGGATCGACATCCAGCGCGAAGAGTTCAAGCGCCTGGGCATCACCGGCAATTGGGCCGACCCCTATGTCACCATGGACTATCACGCCGAGGCGGTGATCGCCGACGAGTTCATGAAGTTCCTGATGAACGGCACTTTGTATCAGGGTTCCAAACCCGTGATGTGGTCGCCCATCGAACAAACGGCGCTGGCCGAGGCCGAGGTCGAGTATCACGACAAGGAAAGCTTCACAATCTGGGTGAAGTTCCGGGCGGTGAACAGCGGCGATCTGGACGGTGCGCAGGTGGTCATCTGGACCACCACGCCCTGGACCATCCCGTCGAACAAGGCGGTGGTCTATGGCAAGGACATTGCCTACGGCCTCTACGAGATCACAGGCACGCCCGAGGAATGCTGGGCCTCGGTGGGTGACAAATACATCCTTGCCGACAAGCTGGCCGATGACGTAATGCGCCGCGCCCGGCTCGACCCGGACATGTATCGCCGTGTCGGTGATGTGGATCCGTCGCAGATCGGCGGTCTGACCCACCCGCTGCACGGCGCCGAAGGCGGCAATGGCGAGTGGGACGATATCCGCGATTTCCGCGCTGCCGAGTTCGTGACCGATACCGAGGGTACCGGGTTCGTCCATTGCGCCCCTTCCCACGGGATGGAGGAATTCGAGCTTTACCGCGATCTGGGCATGCTCGAGCAGGTCATCACCTATAACGTGATGGACGATGGCTCGTTCCGCGCCGATCTGCCGTTTTTCGGCGGCAAGTACATCCTGTCCCGCAAGGGCGGCGAGGGCGATGCCAACAAGACGGTGATCGACAAGCTGGTCGAGGTCGGCGGGCTGCTGGCACGCGGCAAGATCAAGCACTCCTACCCGCATAGCTGGCGGTCGAAGGCGCCGATCATCTATCGCAACACGCCGCAATGGTTCGCCAGCGTCGACCGGCCCGTGAACGACGGGCAGGACAGCTATGGCAAGACCATCCGCGAACGCGCGCTGACCTCGATCGATCAGCTGGTGAAGTTCACCCCGCAGACCGGGCGCAACCGGCTCTATTCCATGATCGAGGCGCGGCCCGACTGGGTGCTGTCGCGCCAGCGCGCCTGGGGCGTGCCGCTCACGTGTTTCACCCGCAAGGGCGCGCTGCCGACCGATGCGGACTTCCTGCTGCGCGATCCGGCGGTCAACGCCCGCATCTTTGCCGCGTTCGAGGCCGAGGGCGCCGATTGCTGGTATGCCGAGGGCGCCAAGGAACGCTTCCTGGGCAACGACTACAAGGCTGATGAATGGGATCAGGTGTTCGACGTGCTCGACGTCTGGTTCGACTCTGGCTCGACCCATGCCTTTGTGCTGCGCGACCGCGAAGACGGCACCGCGGACGGCATCGCCGATGTCTATATGGAGGGCACCGACCAGCACCGCGGCTGGTTCCACTCCTCGCTGTTGCAGGCCTGCGGCACGCTGGGTCGCGCGCCCTATCGCAACGTGGTCACGCACGGGTTCACCCTCGACGAGAAGGGCATGAAGATGTCCAAGTCGCTGGGCAATACCATCGTGCCCGACGAGGTGGTCAAGCAATACGGCGCCGATATCCTGCGGCTCTGGGTGGCGCAGACCGACTATACCGCCGACCAGCGCATCGGGCCCGAGATCCTGAAAGGGGTGGCCGACAGCTACCGCCGTCTGCGCAACACCATGCGGTTCATGCTGGGCTCGCTCTCGGATTTCACCGAGGCCGACCGGATCGAGGATCCGGCCGAGATGCCGCCGCTGGAACGCTGGGTGCTGAGCCGGATGGCCGAGCTGGATGAGCAGGTGCGCAAGGGCTATGCCGGTTTCGACTTCCAGGGGGTCTATAGCGCGGTGTTCAACTTCGCCACCGTGGACCTTTCGGCCTTCTACTTCGATATCCGCAAGGACGTGCTCTATTGCGACGGCGACACGACGCGCCGCCGGGCGGCGCGCACGGTGCTCGACCTGCTGTTCCACCGGCTCACCACCTGGCTGGCGCCGATCCTGGTGTTCACCATGGAAGAGGTCTGGCTGGAGCGCTATCCGGGCGAGGGCAGCTCGGTCCATCTGGTCGATTTCCCCGAAACCCCGGCCAGCTGGCGCAACCCGCAGAACGAGTCCAACGTGGCCCGCGTGCGCCGGGTGCGCCGGGTGGTGACGGCGGCGCTGGAAATCCAGCGGCGTGACAAGGTGATCGGGTCGAGCCTGGAAGCCGCCCCCGTGGTGCATGTCGAGGATGCCGAGACCCGCGCCCTGTTGGCGCAGATCGACATCGACGATCTCTGCATCACCTCGGGCCTGACGGTCAGCGCCGATCCGGCGCCTGCCGAGGCCTTCCGCCTGCCCGAAATCGAGGGCGTCGGCGTGGTGTTCGAAATGGCCGAGGGCGAGAAATGCCAGCGCTGCTGGAAGATCCTGCCCGATGTCGGCCGCCACGCCCATGCGGGCGTCTGCGGCCGCTGCGACGCGGCGCTGGGCTGA
- a CDS encoding VIT1/CCC1 transporter family protein has product MTEHGHSPQEVSQRIGAPPGRGVLRDVVYGGIDGSVTTFAIVAGVAGAGLSPFVIVALGLANVLADGFSMAAGNYSGTKADLDNLHRLRAIEERHIAHYPEGERLEVREILSQKGLSGEVLDQATDAITADRENWIALMIDGEYGLGGVDPHPMRAAIATFLAFLVAGMIPLVPFLLGLAEAFTVSAWMTGAVFFAIGALKSRWSLAPWWRSGLETLAIGGTAAAIAYGVGTLFQG; this is encoded by the coding sequence ATGACAGAACACGGACATAGCCCGCAAGAGGTCTCGCAACGCATCGGCGCCCCACCGGGGCGTGGGGTGCTGCGCGATGTCGTCTATGGCGGCATCGACGGATCGGTAACCACCTTCGCCATCGTGGCGGGTGTGGCGGGGGCGGGGCTGTCGCCCTTTGTCATCGTGGCGCTGGGGTTGGCCAATGTGCTGGCCGACGGGTTTTCCATGGCGGCGGGCAATTACTCGGGCACCAAGGCCGATCTGGACAACCTGCACCGCCTGCGCGCGATCGAGGAGCGCCATATCGCCCATTACCCCGAGGGCGAGCGCCTGGAAGTGCGCGAGATCCTGTCCCAGAAGGGCCTGTCGGGCGAGGTGCTGGACCAGGCCACCGATGCGATCACCGCCGATCGCGAGAACTGGATCGCGCTGATGATCGACGGCGAATACGGGCTGGGCGGGGTCGATCCGCACCCGATGCGGGCGGCGATCGCGACCTTTCTGGCCTTTCTGGTGGCGGGCATGATCCCGCTGGTGCCGTTTCTGCTGGGCCTGGCCGAGGCCTTTACCGTTTCAGCCTGGATGACCGGGGCGGTGTTCTTTGCCATCGGCGCGCTCAAAAGCCGCTGGTCGCTGGCGCCCTGGTGGCGGTCAGGGCTCGAGACCCTGGCCATAGGCGGGACTGCTGCGGCCATCGCCTATGGGGTGGGGACCCTGTTTCAGGGCTGA
- a CDS encoding group III truncated hemoglobin, with product MPSPLPLFQITPAQIDHVVRVFYARIRTHAELGPVFAAHVRDWPAHEARIAAFWRNAILKERCYDGNPMRVHVSRPDIRPDHFPLWLALFHEVLTQELAAETAARWGALADRIGHGLKMGLTSMRQKPDEVPLFL from the coding sequence ATGCCCAGCCCCCTGCCCCTGTTCCAGATCACGCCCGCCCAGATCGACCATGTCGTGCGGGTCTTCTACGCCCGTATCCGCACCCATGCCGAGCTGGGCCCGGTCTTTGCCGCCCATGTGCGGGATTGGCCCGCACATGAGGCGCGCATCGCCGCCTTCTGGCGCAACGCCATCCTGAAAGAACGCTGCTATGACGGCAACCCGATGCGGGTGCATGTCTCGCGTCCCGATATCCGGCCCGATCACTTCCCGCTCTGGCTTGCCCTGTTTCACGAGGTCCTGACCCAAGAACTTGCCGCCGAGACCGCCGCCCGCTGGGGCGCGCTGGCCGACCGGATCGGCCATGGGCTGAAGATGGGCCTCACCTCGATGCGACAGAAACCGGACGAAGTGCCCTTGTTTCTCTGA
- a CDS encoding YcjF family protein has translation MTQGPVLFDLKDEKTPPPAVVEAPPVPDTDRPQGAAMLAAARVAARRPSRLARWFWGLAAALLGAVISVAAWDFVTGLMERVPVLGWVMTALLAGFVLVALLIALRELAAIGRLGRVDGLRRAADAALAENDLAQARAVCRKLDTFYRGREETRWGRERLAERAGEQFEAHDLLALAEDSLLAPLDAEAQREVEAAARRVATVTALVPLALADVVAALASSLRMIRRVAEIYGGRSGVLGSWRLTRAVMAHLVATGAVAVGDDLLETVLGGSVLSKLSRRFGEGLINGALTARVGVAAMEVCRPLPFSARRRPSVRGVVRRALTGIVGKTSG, from the coding sequence ATGACCCAGGGTCCGGTCCTGTTCGACCTGAAGGACGAGAAGACGCCGCCACCCGCGGTGGTCGAGGCGCCACCGGTGCCCGATACGGATCGCCCGCAGGGCGCGGCCATGTTGGCCGCCGCGCGTGTGGCGGCGCGGCGCCCATCGCGCCTGGCGCGCTGGTTCTGGGGGCTGGCCGCTGCGCTTTTGGGGGCGGTGATCTCGGTTGCGGCCTGGGATTTTGTCACCGGGCTGATGGAGCGTGTCCCGGTGCTGGGCTGGGTCATGACCGCGCTGCTGGCGGGGTTCGTGCTGGTGGCGCTGCTGATCGCGCTGCGGGAACTGGCGGCGATCGGGCGGCTGGGCCGTGTCGACGGGCTGCGCCGGGCCGCGGATGCCGCACTGGCCGAGAACGATCTGGCGCAGGCGCGCGCGGTGTGCCGAAAACTCGATACCTTCTATCGTGGTCGCGAAGAAACCCGTTGGGGCCGCGAACGGCTGGCCGAACGCGCAGGCGAGCAGTTCGAGGCGCACGATTTGCTGGCGCTGGCCGAGGACAGCCTGCTTGCGCCGCTTGATGCCGAAGCGCAACGCGAGGTCGAGGCGGCGGCGCGCCGGGTGGCCACCGTCACCGCGCTGGTGCCGCTGGCGCTGGCCGATGTGGTGGCAGCGCTGGCCTCGTCGCTCCGGATGATCCGGCGGGTGGCCGAGATCTATGGCGGCCGCTCGGGGGTGCTGGGCAGTTGGCGACTGACCCGCGCGGTGATGGCGCATCTGGTGGCAACCGGAGCCGTCGCCGTGGGCGACGATCTGCTGGAAACGGTGCTGGGCGGCTCGGTCCTGAGCAAACTGTCGCGCCGGTTCGGCGAGGGGCTGATAAACGGCGCGCTGACCGCCCGCGTGGGGGTCGCCGCGATGGAGGTCTGCCGGCCATTGCCGTTTTCGGCGCGGCGCAGACCCTCGGTCCGGGGCGTGGTGCGCCGCGCCCTGACGGGGATTGTCGGCAAGACCAGTGGCTGA
- a CDS encoding GNAT family N-acetyltransferase: protein MSAALRPARPGDAEPTGDILYRFAQDTPWMPKLYQRDETVGFCGVMIARGWVTVVVLGGQVAGFIARDGQEICSLYLANAAQGQGLGTALLADAMGQSDRLELWTFQRNTGAQRFYARHGFVEAARTDGAGNEERLPDIRYEWRRS from the coding sequence GTGAGCGCGGCGCTGCGCCCGGCCCGGCCCGGTGATGCCGAACCGACCGGAGACATCCTCTATCGGTTCGCTCAGGACACGCCCTGGATGCCCAAGCTGTATCAGCGCGACGAGACGGTCGGGTTTTGCGGCGTCATGATCGCGCGCGGCTGGGTTACGGTTGTGGTTCTCGGAGGGCAAGTGGCCGGGTTCATCGCCCGTGACGGGCAGGAGATCTGCTCGCTCTACCTTGCAAATGCGGCGCAGGGGCAGGGGTTGGGCACGGCCCTGTTGGCTGATGCAATGGGGCAGAGCGACCGGCTGGAACTCTGGACCTTTCAGCGCAATACCGGGGCGCAGCGTTTCTATGCGCGGCACGGCTTTGTCGAGGCCGCCCGCACCGATGGCGCCGGCAACGAAGAGCGCCTGCCCGATATCCGCTATGAATGGAGACGGTCATGA